A region of Thermococcus barossii DNA encodes the following proteins:
- a CDS encoding TIGR00341 family protein — protein MLRLEVYCDEGEGERVADVLGKWNLQFYTEEVQGNGRRALRFTALVPDFVINDVVDELMKSIDLRRGHASITWTPVSGKSVKYANSVKSLRKFRRRWSLAAIEGLIENANTQARVDPIQLTLGAVASIIALFGLINDSIVMIISAMLLSPILGPLYGFSLNIVMGKGRDALDAVSSILKLLGVIFASALLVSIALRFAGIMPAEPTHEILVRGESGLVYILLAIILGYAGIVAIVSRIPEILAGVSIAAALVPPTTVVGISLAMGWWDVFGGSLVLTVENVLGLLSGSLLGLYILNVSPRSYYEKRAAKLYTKRTMLVLAVMIAALTLVELLS, from the coding sequence ATGCTGCGCCTTGAGGTCTACTGCGACGAGGGTGAGGGGGAGAGGGTGGCGGATGTTCTGGGCAAGTGGAACCTCCAGTTCTACACCGAGGAGGTGCAGGGCAATGGACGCCGTGCCCTCAGGTTCACGGCCCTGGTTCCCGATTTCGTGATCAACGACGTCGTTGACGAGCTGATGAAGTCCATAGACCTCCGAAGGGGGCACGCCTCGATAACGTGGACGCCGGTTAGCGGGAAGTCTGTGAAGTACGCAAACTCCGTGAAGTCCCTCAGGAAGTTTCGGCGCCGCTGGAGCCTGGCGGCGATAGAGGGGCTCATAGAGAACGCCAACACCCAGGCCCGGGTTGACCCAATCCAGCTCACCCTCGGCGCCGTTGCCTCGATCATAGCCCTCTTCGGCCTCATCAACGATAGCATAGTCATGATAATCTCGGCCATGTTGCTCTCGCCGATACTTGGCCCTCTCTACGGTTTCTCCCTCAACATCGTTATGGGTAAGGGCCGGGATGCCCTAGACGCGGTTTCCTCAATCCTGAAGCTCCTCGGTGTCATCTTTGCCTCTGCCCTTCTGGTGTCCATTGCTCTCAGGTTTGCCGGCATTATGCCAGCCGAGCCCACCCACGAGATACTCGTCCGCGGCGAATCCGGACTGGTTTACATACTCCTCGCGATAATCCTGGGTTATGCAGGAATAGTCGCCATAGTTAGCAGGATTCCCGAGATTCTCGCGGGGGTTTCGATAGCGGCCGCGCTCGTTCCTCCAACGACGGTGGTTGGAATATCCCTCGCCATGGGCTGGTGGGATGTTTTCGGGGGCTCGCTCGTTCTGACAGTGGAGAACGTTCTCGGCCTCCTCAGCGGCTCACTTCTTGGGCTCTATATCCTCAACGTCTCACCCAGGAGCTACTATGAGAAGAGGGCTGCAAAGTTGTATACGAAGAGGACGATGCTGGTGCTGGCAGTTATGATCGCCGCCCTCACCCTTGTGGAGCTCCTCAGTTAG
- the nikR gene encoding nickel-responsive transcriptional regulator NikR: MKITRFGVSVPDELLERFDRIIKEKGYVNRSEAIRDMMRDFIVRHEWEEGDREVAGTITIVYNHDEADVVKELLDLQHDYVDEIISSLHVHMDEHNCLEVVVVKGKATRIKEIAERLISLKGVKHGKLVMTTTGRELV; encoded by the coding sequence ATGAAGATCACGCGGTTTGGGGTTTCGGTTCCCGATGAGCTGCTTGAGAGGTTCGATCGCATAATCAAGGAGAAGGGTTACGTTAACAGAAGCGAGGCAATAAGGGACATGATGAGGGACTTCATAGTCAGACACGAGTGGGAGGAAGGTGACAGGGAGGTGGCCGGTACAATCACAATAGTCTACAACCACGATGAGGCCGATGTTGTGAAGGAGCTGCTTGACCTTCAGCACGATTACGTTGACGAAATAATCTCAAGCCTCCACGTTCACATGGACGAGCACAACTGCCTTGAGGTCGTTGTGGTCAAGGGCAAGGCCACGAGGATAAAGGAGATCGCGGAGAGGCTGATAAGCCTGAAGGGGGTAAAGCACGGCAAGCTCGTGATGACAACCACGGGGAGGGAGCTGGTTTGA
- a CDS encoding amino acid permease — translation MRLFSFLSSLLVVLSFALPWFRFDDGEITFMGILREVLTIPSGFEGAFWWLNPNSTAGMFTFIAFFAGIFMILVAVLFGVLGGRLGPGIGTIGMFVFTVVSWYVYGSGYFGILAEGYVIALLSFVIGFVVAGGEKL, via the coding sequence ATGAGGCTCTTTTCCTTCCTTTCATCCCTACTGGTCGTGCTCTCCTTTGCCCTGCCCTGGTTCCGCTTTGACGATGGGGAGATAACCTTCATGGGAATTCTCCGTGAGGTTCTGACGATTCCCAGTGGATTCGAGGGAGCCTTCTGGTGGCTCAATCCCAACAGCACCGCTGGCATGTTCACCTTCATAGCGTTCTTTGCCGGGATATTCATGATACTCGTGGCGGTGCTCTTCGGCGTCCTCGGGGGCAGGCTCGGACCCGGAATAGGCACCATCGGGATGTTCGTCTTCACAGTGGTCTCGTGGTACGTTTACGGCTCCGGCTACTTCGGAATCTTGGCGGAGGGCTACGTTATAGCCCTGCTCAGCTTTGTGATAGGCTTTGTGGTTGCGGGCGGCGAAAAGCTCTAG